Proteins encoded by one window of Enterococcus saccharolyticus subsp. saccharolyticus:
- the gyrA gene encoding DNA gyrase subunit A → MEDQKKNIHDVNLTSEMRESFIDYAMSVIVARALPDVRDGLKPVHRRILYGMNELGVTPDKPHKKSARIVGDVMGKYHPHGDSAIYESMVRMAQPFSYRYMLVDGHGNFGSVDGDGAAAMRYTEARMSKLAVEMLRDINKNTVDYVSNYDDTEREPQVLPARFPNLLVNGTTGIAVGMATNIPPHNLNEVIAAIDLLMDNPEVTTNELMEVLPGPDFPTGGLVMGKSGIRRAYESGKGSITVRGKVEITEMPNGKERILVTELPYMVNKAKLIERISELHREKRIEGITDLRDESSREGMRIVIDVRRDVSASVILNNLYKMTALQSSFGFNMLAIENGVPKVLSLKRILENYIEHQKEVITRRTIFEKEKAEARAHILEGLRIALDHIDEIIAIIRGSKTDGEAKATMIEKFRLSERQAQAILDMRLRRLTGLERDKIEAEYQELLKLIEDLADILARPERVAEIIQTELHELGQRFGDARRTELLVGEVLSLEDEDLIEEEEIVITLTNNGYIKRVANSEFRAQRRGGRGVQGMGIHDEDFVRTLVSCSTHDTLLFFTNAGKVYRAKGYEIPEYGRAAKGIPVINLLGIDSSERIQTIISVSGKPEEGNYLFFTTKLGVVKRTSVMAFSNIRSNGLIAIGLKEGDELVNVLSTKGDDVMIIGTHKGYSVTFKEEVVRDMGRTAAGVRGIRLREDDYVVGAAVIREGDEVLVITENGYGKRTAGSEYPIKGRGGKGIKTANITAKNGPLAGLTTVTGEEDILLITNKGVIIRFSAETVSQTGRATLGVRLMKMEEDAKVVTMASVDPEVDEVVETPEIAE, encoded by the coding sequence TTGGAAGATCAAAAGAAAAATATTCATGACGTCAATCTGACCAGTGAAATGCGCGAATCCTTTATCGATTATGCCATGAGTGTCATTGTTGCCAGAGCGTTACCAGATGTGCGAGATGGATTGAAACCTGTTCACCGTCGTATTCTTTACGGCATGAATGAATTAGGGGTAACACCAGATAAACCACATAAAAAATCTGCCCGTATTGTTGGGGATGTTATGGGGAAATATCATCCACATGGGGATAGTGCAATTTACGAATCAATGGTTCGAATGGCGCAACCATTTAGTTATCGTTATATGCTTGTGGATGGCCATGGAAACTTTGGTTCTGTGGATGGCGATGGTGCCGCAGCGATGCGTTATACCGAAGCGCGTATGAGTAAGTTAGCTGTGGAAATGTTGCGAGATATTAACAAGAATACTGTGGATTATGTGAGTAACTATGATGATACCGAACGTGAACCACAAGTTTTACCCGCACGTTTCCCTAACCTGTTAGTAAATGGGACAACAGGGATTGCAGTAGGGATGGCAACGAACATTCCTCCTCACAATTTGAATGAAGTTATTGCTGCGATTGATTTATTGATGGACAATCCTGAAGTGACGACCAATGAATTGATGGAAGTTTTACCTGGACCAGACTTTCCCACAGGTGGATTAGTCATGGGGAAATCCGGTATTCGTCGGGCGTATGAATCAGGAAAAGGTTCGATTACTGTCCGCGGAAAAGTCGAAATTACGGAAATGCCAAATGGGAAAGAACGTATCTTAGTAACGGAATTGCCTTATATGGTTAATAAAGCCAAACTAATCGAACGTATTTCTGAATTACATCGTGAAAAACGAATTGAAGGTATTACCGATTTACGTGATGAATCGTCACGTGAAGGGATGCGTATCGTAATTGATGTCCGTCGTGACGTAAGTGCTTCGGTTATTTTAAATAACTTATACAAAATGACAGCATTGCAATCATCTTTTGGTTTCAACATGTTGGCGATTGAAAATGGTGTGCCAAAAGTATTGAGTCTAAAACGTATTTTAGAAAACTACATTGAGCATCAAAAAGAAGTAATTACGCGTCGTACGATTTTTGAAAAAGAAAAAGCCGAAGCGCGTGCGCACATTTTAGAAGGTTTACGAATTGCTTTAGATCACATCGATGAGATTATCGCGATTATTCGTGGTTCAAAAACCGATGGTGAAGCCAAAGCAACTATGATTGAAAAATTCCGTTTATCTGAACGTCAAGCACAAGCGATTTTAGATATGCGTCTGCGTCGTTTAACTGGTTTAGAGCGCGATAAAATCGAAGCTGAATACCAAGAATTATTGAAATTAATTGAAGATTTAGCAGATATTTTAGCACGACCAGAACGAGTAGCAGAAATTATTCAAACCGAATTACATGAATTAGGTCAACGTTTTGGGGATGCACGTCGGACAGAATTATTAGTCGGCGAAGTCTTGAGCTTAGAAGACGAAGATTTAATTGAAGAAGAAGAAATCGTGATTACGTTAACTAACAATGGATACATCAAACGTGTGGCGAATAGCGAATTCCGCGCACAACGTCGTGGCGGTCGTGGTGTGCAAGGAATGGGCATTCACGATGAAGATTTCGTGCGTACCTTAGTTTCTTGTTCGACACATGATACTTTGTTATTCTTTACGAATGCTGGGAAAGTATATCGTGCAAAAGGATACGAAATTCCAGAATATGGTCGTGCAGCGAAAGGAATTCCTGTGATTAACTTATTAGGAATTGACTCAAGCGAACGAATTCAAACAATTATTTCCGTTTCTGGTAAACCAGAAGAAGGTAATTACTTGTTCTTTACAACAAAATTAGGTGTGGTGAAACGAACTTCTGTGATGGCCTTTTCGAATATCCGTAGCAACGGATTAATTGCGATTGGTTTGAAAGAGGGCGATGAATTAGTCAATGTCTTATCAACAAAAGGCGACGACGTCATGATTATCGGCACTCATAAAGGGTATTCGGTCACATTTAAAGAAGAAGTGGTTCGTGACATGGGACGTACAGCTGCCGGTGTTCGTGGGATTCGCTTGCGTGAAGACGATTATGTTGTAGGCGCTGCGGTCATTCGTGAAGGTGATGAAGTGTTAGTCATCACCGAGAATGGGTATGGAAAACGTACAGCAGGTAGTGAATATCCAATTAAAGGTCGCGGTGGTAAAGGAATTAAGACTGCGAATATCACAGCGAAAAATGGACCATTAGCTGGTTTAACAACAGTCACTGGTGAAGAAGACATCCTATTAATCACAAATAAAGGGGTCATTATTCGCTTTAGCGCAGAAACAGTTTCGCAAACTGGACGTGCTACATTAGGGGTTCGGTTGATGAAAATGGAAGAAGATGCCAAGGTAGTGACAATGGCATCTGTTGATCCAGAAGTAGATGAAGTAGTGGAAACACCAGAAATAGCTGAATAA
- the dnaA gene encoding chromosomal replication initiator protein DnaA, translating into MPSLDAIWKELQDSYKKEMNPVSYNTWIEPAMPLSFQNNELIIEVPTAVQKNYWEKNLAGKILETFFMMSGEEILPVFVTPDEADIYKKRVAKQNRDLAATNESNASMLNPKYTFDTFVIGKGNQMAHAAALVVAEDPGSIYNPLFFYGGVGLGKTHLMHAIGHQMLVKRPHAKIKYVSSENFTNDFINSIQKNKMEEFRNEYRTVDLLLVDDIQFLVNKEGTQEEFFNTFEELYRNNKQIVLTSDRLPNEIPTLPQRLVSRFAWGLSVDITPPDLETRTAILRKKAEAENLEIPDDTLSYIAGQIDSNIRELEGALVRVQAFATIQSADITTSLAAEALKALQASETLRQVSVLDIQEEVANYYHIQIKDLKGKKRVKSIVVPRQIAMYLSREMTDNSLPKIGAEFGGKDHTTVIHAHEKIQQLLKNDPIIQNEISEIKGLLLR; encoded by the coding sequence ATGCCATCTCTGGATGCTATATGGAAAGAGTTGCAAGACAGCTACAAAAAAGAAATGAATCCAGTTAGTTACAATACATGGATCGAACCTGCTATGCCTCTTTCCTTTCAAAATAACGAATTAATTATTGAAGTACCGACAGCTGTTCAAAAAAATTATTGGGAAAAAAACCTTGCAGGTAAAATTCTTGAAACCTTCTTTATGATGAGTGGTGAAGAAATTCTTCCAGTATTTGTGACACCAGATGAAGCCGATATCTATAAAAAGCGCGTAGCAAAACAAAATCGAGACCTTGCTGCAACCAATGAATCAAATGCTTCTATGTTAAATCCCAAATATACATTTGACACGTTTGTCATCGGAAAAGGAAATCAAATGGCTCACGCTGCGGCATTAGTGGTTGCCGAAGATCCAGGGTCTATTTATAATCCCTTGTTTTTCTATGGTGGGGTTGGTTTAGGAAAAACCCATTTAATGCACGCCATTGGACATCAAATGTTGGTCAAACGACCACATGCTAAAATCAAATATGTGAGCAGCGAAAATTTCACTAATGATTTTATTAACTCCATTCAAAAGAATAAAATGGAAGAATTTCGAAATGAATATAGAACCGTGGATTTATTATTGGTAGATGATATTCAATTTTTGGTTAATAAGGAAGGAACACAAGAAGAATTCTTTAATACCTTTGAAGAACTTTATCGAAACAATAAACAAATTGTGTTAACGAGTGATCGTTTGCCAAATGAAATTCCAACATTGCCACAACGACTAGTTTCACGTTTTGCTTGGGGATTATCTGTGGATATCACACCACCGGATTTAGAAACACGAACTGCTATCCTACGTAAAAAAGCCGAAGCTGAAAATTTGGAAATTCCTGATGATACTTTGAGTTACATTGCTGGTCAAATCGATTCTAACATTCGTGAATTAGAAGGTGCTTTAGTACGTGTACAAGCCTTTGCGACCATTCAAAGTGCCGATATTACAACGAGTTTAGCTGCGGAAGCCTTAAAAGCTCTCCAAGCAAGCGAAACTTTGCGCCAAGTATCTGTCTTAGACATTCAAGAAGAAGTAGCCAACTACTACCATATTCAAATAAAAGATTTAAAAGGAAAAAAACGCGTCAAAAGCATCGTGGTTCCACGTCAAATTGCAATGTATCTGTCACGTGAAATGACGGATAATTCCTTGCCCAAAATCGGTGCAGAATTTGGTGGCAAAGATCACACGACAGTTATCCATGCCCACGAAAAGATTCAGCAATTATTGAAAAATGATCCCATCATTCAAAATGAAATTTCTGAAATCAAAGGCTTGTTACTAAGGTAG
- a CDS encoding MurR/RpiR family transcriptional regulator, translating into MFDYQNFLKYLNAHDENDTYFRIILYILNHQEKIPTMSISELADECFVSAATISRFCKHFNLHSYATLKKEIAAAKKFSNFQGLRMSKKEAQHIQSNPQEYLQFYANEIKQSIDDVVSHLNHAEIDRLLQNIHEAQEVILIGYSSTLDLAKSMQTSLMMSNKITVVPEEEALLNTMIQQANEQTMIIVFSSFGTIFNKNADLVNKITNSAAYSVLITQHTKNVFTNFFDQTIHATSNNYLQIGTYPLTFFIDFIVRRFASLYGKH; encoded by the coding sequence ATGTTTGATTACCAAAATTTCCTTAAATACTTAAATGCCCATGACGAAAATGATACTTATTTTCGAATCATCCTCTATATTTTAAATCATCAAGAAAAAATTCCAACTATGAGTATTTCTGAATTAGCTGACGAATGTTTCGTTTCAGCCGCTACGATTTCACGCTTTTGCAAACATTTTAACTTGCATTCTTATGCCACTTTAAAGAAAGAAATTGCCGCAGCTAAAAAATTTTCTAATTTCCAAGGACTACGAATGTCCAAAAAAGAAGCCCAGCATATTCAAAGTAATCCGCAAGAATATTTACAATTTTACGCCAATGAAATCAAGCAATCGATAGATGATGTCGTTTCGCATCTGAATCATGCTGAAATCGATCGACTACTACAAAACATTCACGAGGCACAAGAAGTGATTTTAATTGGCTATAGTTCAACGTTAGACTTAGCCAAGAGTATGCAGACCTCCTTAATGATGAGCAACAAAATCACCGTTGTTCCTGAAGAAGAAGCCCTTTTGAACACGATGATTCAACAAGCTAATGAACAAACGATGATTATTGTCTTTTCTTCTTTTGGCACAATTTTTAATAAAAATGCCGATTTGGTGAATAAAATTACGAATAGCGCTGCATACTCCGTCTTAATTACACAACATACCAAAAATGTCTTCACGAATTTTTTTGATCAAACTATCCATGCAACAAGTAATAATTATTTACAAATAGGCACGTATCCATTAACCTTTTTCATTGATTTTATTGTTCGCCGTTTTGCTAGTCTTTATGGCAAACACTAA
- the recF gene encoding DNA replication/repair protein RecF (All proteins in this family for which functions are known are DNA-binding proteins that assist the filamentation of RecA onto DNA for the initiation of recombination or recombinational repair.): protein MRLSNLQLQNFRNYDDLSLTFTKNLVIFLGENAQGKTNVLESIFVLAMTRSHRTTNEQELIQWDKNLAAIRGTIERQHTSVPLELFLTKKGRKTKVNHIEQKKLSSYIGQLNVILFAPEDLSLVKGSPQLRRKFLDMEIGQIDPVYLYDLVQYQKVLKQRNQYLKQLAEKKQTDELYLEVLTEQLVEFGSKVLIARQKFVKRLEYWASQLHHKISQNKENLVIDYISSVPDAPWDNLEAVQTAFRQALEKVKNKEQFRQVTLAGPHRDDLIFLINEKNVQTFGSQGQQRTTALSVKLAEIDLMKEETGEYPVLLLDDVMSELDDARQLHLLETIEGKVQTFLTTTTLEHVKDKMTVEPEIFYVRQGQLEGESAE, encoded by the coding sequence ATGCGTCTGAGTAATCTTCAGCTACAAAATTTTCGAAACTATGATGACTTGTCTTTGACGTTTACCAAGAACCTAGTTATTTTTCTAGGCGAAAATGCACAAGGCAAGACAAATGTGTTAGAAAGTATTTTTGTACTGGCGATGACGCGTAGTCACCGAACAACCAACGAACAAGAATTAATTCAATGGGACAAAAATCTTGCAGCCATTCGAGGAACCATTGAACGCCAACATACTTCCGTCCCTTTGGAATTATTTTTAACGAAAAAAGGGCGTAAGACAAAAGTTAATCACATCGAACAAAAAAAATTAAGTAGTTACATTGGTCAACTCAACGTCATTTTATTTGCCCCGGAAGATTTGTCCTTAGTCAAAGGTAGTCCACAATTAAGACGTAAATTTTTGGATATGGAAATCGGCCAAATAGATCCAGTCTATCTCTATGATTTGGTGCAATATCAAAAAGTCTTAAAACAACGTAACCAATATTTAAAGCAACTAGCAGAGAAAAAACAAACAGATGAACTATACTTAGAAGTTTTAACTGAACAATTAGTGGAATTTGGTAGTAAAGTGCTGATTGCAAGGCAAAAATTTGTCAAACGTTTGGAATATTGGGCAAGTCAACTGCACCACAAAATTAGTCAAAACAAAGAAAATCTAGTCATTGATTATATTTCCAGTGTGCCTGACGCGCCTTGGGATAATTTGGAAGCTGTGCAAACAGCCTTTCGTCAAGCGCTAGAAAAAGTGAAAAACAAAGAGCAATTTCGTCAAGTCACATTAGCGGGTCCACACCGTGATGATTTGATTTTTTTGATTAATGAGAAAAATGTTCAAACATTTGGTTCTCAAGGACAGCAACGAACCACAGCTTTGAGTGTGAAGTTAGCTGAAATTGATTTGATGAAAGAAGAAACAGGGGAGTATCCAGTCCTCTTACTGGATGATGTGATGAGTGAATTAGATGACGCCAGACAATTGCATTTACTAGAAACAATTGAAGGCAAAGTCCAAACGTTTTTAACAACCACCACGTTAGAACATGTGAAAGATAAAATGACCGTAGAACCAGAAATTTTCTACGTTCGTCAAGGTCAATTAGAAGGAGAGAGTGCGGAGTGA
- the dnaN gene encoding DNA polymerase III subunit beta translates to MKVTLNRSTFIQELQTVQRAISSKTTMPILTGVKIELSNNGLTLTGSNAEISIESFLSVTNEKAQMMIERTGAVVLQSRFFGEIIRRLPEDNFTMEVIENNQVNITSGKANFTVNGLDADSYPHLPVVDSQNQITIPIHVLNKLIGETVFAVSQHESRPILTGVHFILENQKLLAVATDSHRLSQRVIPLESGTEAFNIVIPGKSLTELSRSVGDEGEDVKISIMDNQVLFETKTMKFYSRLLEGTYPDTNRLIPTSFNTEIEFTVPELLSAIERASLLSHEGRNNIVRLHIASDGVILYGNSPEIGKVEEVLNYEKVSGDPLDISFNPDYMKAALRAFGPTTISVRFISAIRPFTLEPTEGNGEFIQLITPVRTN, encoded by the coding sequence ATGAAAGTAACGTTAAATCGTTCAACCTTTATTCAAGAATTACAAACAGTCCAAAGAGCTATCTCTTCAAAAACTACCATGCCGATTTTAACAGGTGTTAAAATTGAGCTTTCAAATAATGGATTAACCTTAACAGGAAGTAATGCAGAGATTTCAATCGAATCATTTTTAAGTGTTACGAATGAAAAAGCACAAATGATGATTGAACGTACCGGAGCAGTTGTTTTACAATCTCGATTCTTCGGAGAAATTATCCGTCGTTTACCAGAAGACAACTTTACGATGGAAGTCATTGAAAACAATCAAGTCAATATTACTTCTGGAAAAGCCAACTTTACTGTTAATGGATTAGACGCTGATAGTTATCCACATTTACCAGTTGTGGATAGTCAAAACCAAATTACGATTCCTATCCATGTATTGAATAAATTAATTGGAGAAACTGTTTTTGCTGTTTCTCAACATGAAAGCCGTCCTATTTTAACTGGAGTTCATTTCATTTTGGAAAATCAAAAATTATTAGCTGTTGCTACCGACTCACATCGTTTAAGCCAACGTGTCATTCCTTTAGAAAGTGGTACGGAAGCATTTAATATTGTGATTCCTGGAAAAAGTTTAACTGAACTTTCTCGTTCAGTGGGCGATGAAGGAGAAGATGTCAAAATTAGTATCATGGACAACCAAGTATTGTTCGAAACGAAAACGATGAAATTTTATTCTCGTTTATTGGAAGGAACCTATCCAGATACAAATCGTTTGATTCCAACAAGTTTTAATACAGAAATTGAATTCACTGTCCCAGAATTGTTATCAGCAATTGAACGTGCTTCTTTACTGTCTCATGAAGGACGTAATAACATCGTTCGTTTGCACATTGCTAGCGATGGAGTTATTTTATATGGAAACTCTCCTGAAATCGGGAAAGTAGAAGAAGTATTAAATTACGAAAAAGTTTCTGGTGATCCGTTAGATATTTCTTTCAATCCGGATTATATGAAAGCTGCGTTACGTGCCTTTGGTCCAACAACGATTAGTGTTCGTTTTATTTCAGCCATTCGTCCCTTTACGTTGGAACCAACAGAAGGCAATGGAGAATTTATCCAATTAATTACTCCGGTTCGTACAAATTAG
- the yaaA gene encoding S4 domain-containing protein YaaA, with protein MKEKIILKSDYMTLGQVLKEVNVISSGGQAKWYLAENTIFIDGEPENRRGRKIYDGMMIEIPEVGTFFMTKEHDDASE; from the coding sequence ATGAAAGAGAAAATCATTTTAAAATCAGATTACATGACACTCGGTCAAGTTTTAAAAGAAGTGAATGTTATCAGCAGCGGCGGTCAAGCCAAATGGTATTTAGCTGAGAACACTATTTTTATTGATGGAGAACCTGAAAATCGTCGTGGTCGTAAAATATATGATGGCATGATGATCGAGATTCCAGAAGTCGGTACCTTCTTTATGACAAAGGAACACGACGATGCGTCTGAGTAA
- the gyrB gene encoding DNA topoisomerase (ATP-hydrolyzing) subunit B, protein MTEEEKMLNERAKEYDASQIQVLEGLEAVRKRPGMYIGSTSSEGLHHLVWEIVDNSIDEALAGFATSIQVIIEEDNSITVIDDGRGIPVDIQAKTGRPAVETVFTILHAGGKFGGGGYKVSGGLHGVGSSVVNALSTTLDVKVHKEGKIYYQEYSRGKVVADLEVIGETDRHGTDVHFIPDPEIFTETTVFNFEKLATRVRELAFLNKGLFISIEDRREEEPVKREYHYEGGIKSYVEHLNANKNVLFPEPIFLEGEQQDITVEVSMQYTDGYHSNILSFANNIHTYEGGTHESGFKTALTRVINDYARKQKLMKDNDENLTGEDVREGLTAVISIKHPDPQFEGQTKTKLGNSEVRTVTDRLFSEHFSKFLMENPSVGRQIVEKGLLASKARLAAKRAREVTRRKGALEISNLPGKLADCSSNDPEKTELFIVEGDSAGGSAKQGRSREFQAILPIRGKILNVEKASMDKILANEEIRSLFTAMGTGFGADFDVAKARYHKLVIMTDADVDGAHIRTLLLTLFYRYMRPIVEAGYVYIAQPPLYGVKQGKNITYIQPGKNAEEELQRVIQSLPATPKPTVQRYKGLGEMDDHQLWETTMDPENRMMLRVSVDDAIEADQVFEMLMGDKVEPRRAFIEENAHYVKNLDI, encoded by the coding sequence GTGACAGAAGAAGAAAAAATGTTAAATGAACGCGCAAAAGAATATGATGCGAGTCAGATTCAGGTCTTAGAAGGTCTAGAAGCAGTAAGAAAACGTCCCGGAATGTATATCGGTTCTACCAGTTCAGAAGGTTTACACCACTTAGTATGGGAAATTGTGGACAACTCGATTGATGAAGCTTTAGCCGGTTTTGCGACTAGTATTCAAGTGATTATTGAAGAAGACAATAGTATTACGGTTATTGATGATGGACGTGGTATTCCTGTGGATATCCAAGCAAAAACTGGTCGACCAGCTGTGGAAACAGTCTTTACCATCTTGCATGCTGGGGGTAAATTCGGCGGTGGCGGCTATAAAGTGTCTGGTGGATTGCACGGGGTAGGTTCGTCAGTTGTTAACGCGTTATCCACAACTTTAGATGTAAAAGTGCATAAAGAAGGCAAAATCTATTACCAAGAATACAGTCGTGGAAAAGTCGTTGCTGATTTGGAAGTGATTGGTGAAACAGACCGTCATGGAACCGATGTTCACTTTATCCCTGACCCAGAAATTTTCACCGAAACGACTGTTTTTAACTTTGAAAAGTTAGCGACACGTGTTCGTGAATTAGCCTTTTTAAACAAAGGATTATTTATTTCGATTGAAGATCGTCGTGAAGAAGAACCAGTGAAACGTGAATACCATTACGAAGGCGGAATTAAGAGTTATGTTGAGCATTTAAACGCGAATAAAAATGTCTTATTCCCAGAACCGATTTTCCTTGAAGGCGAACAACAAGATATTACGGTTGAAGTTTCGATGCAATACACAGACGGTTACCATTCAAACATTTTAAGTTTTGCCAATAATATCCACACATATGAAGGTGGAACACATGAATCAGGTTTTAAAACAGCTTTAACACGTGTGATTAATGATTATGCTCGTAAGCAAAAGTTGATGAAAGACAATGATGAGAACTTAACGGGTGAAGATGTCCGTGAAGGCTTAACAGCTGTCATTTCGATTAAACATCCTGATCCACAGTTTGAAGGACAAACCAAAACAAAGCTAGGTAATTCCGAAGTACGTACAGTGACTGACCGTCTATTTTCAGAACATTTTTCTAAGTTCTTAATGGAAAATCCTTCTGTAGGTCGCCAAATTGTGGAAAAAGGTCTATTAGCTTCAAAAGCACGCCTTGCAGCCAAACGTGCACGTGAAGTGACTCGACGTAAAGGCGCGTTGGAAATCAGTAATTTACCAGGAAAATTAGCTGATTGCTCAAGTAATGACCCTGAAAAAACAGAATTATTTATCGTCGAAGGAGATTCTGCCGGTGGTTCTGCTAAGCAAGGACGTAGCCGTGAATTCCAAGCGATTTTACCGATTCGTGGGAAAATCTTGAATGTGGAAAAAGCCAGCATGGATAAAATTTTAGCGAATGAAGAAATCCGTTCGTTATTCACAGCTATGGGGACAGGTTTTGGTGCTGATTTTGATGTTGCCAAAGCGCGTTACCACAAGTTGGTTATCATGACCGATGCCGATGTCGATGGGGCACATATTCGTACGTTGTTATTAACATTATTCTATCGTTACATGCGTCCAATTGTGGAAGCAGGCTATGTATATATCGCCCAACCACCATTGTATGGTGTCAAACAAGGGAAAAACATTACCTACATTCAACCAGGCAAAAATGCCGAAGAAGAATTACAAAGAGTCATTCAATCATTACCAGCAACACCAAAACCAACTGTTCAACGATACAAAGGGTTGGGAGAAATGGATGACCATCAGTTGTGGGAAACAACAATGGACCCAGAAAATCGTATGATGTTACGTGTTAGTGTAGATGATGCCATTGAAGCAGACCAAGTTTTTGAAATGTTAATGGGTGACAAAGTAGAACCACGTCGCGCATTCATTGAAGAAAATGCCCACTATGTTAAAAATCTTGATATTTAA
- a CDS encoding glycoside hydrolase family 1 protein, translated as MGFPEGFLWGGATAANQFEGAFLEDGKGWSTADTARYTKLDDPTKFSLLQPMTTADVAFAQADQDGIYPKRYGIDFYHRYQEDIALFAEMGFKTFRLSISWPRIFPNGDELEPNEAGLQFYDKVFDECLKYGIEPLVTLSHYEFPLGLALKHNGWESRETIAHFERYARVVFNRYKDKVKYWLTFNEINIIGMTGYLSGGILADKTDHLLQAQYQAAHHQFLGSALAVKACHEIIPDAKIGNMLARMEAYPETSNPNDVMESIYADHTNLFYSDVQIRGYYPAYMDKFFKKHQIVIQKEAGDDQLLREGTVDFMSFSYYMSSIASSDTEGEETAGNLLGSKKNPYLKSSDWGWQIDPVGLRVTLHKLYDRYQVPLFIVENGLGAKDVVEEDGSIHDDYRIDYMRDHIQEMALAIEEGVDLMGYTPWGCIDLISASTSEMSKRYGFIYVDQDDEGNGTLARSKKDSFEWYKKVIATNGADIE; from the coding sequence ATGGGATTTCCAGAAGGATTTTTATGGGGTGGCGCGACAGCTGCGAATCAATTTGAAGGTGCTTTTTTAGAAGATGGTAAAGGGTGGTCAACAGCCGATACAGCAAGATATACAAAACTAGATGATCCGACCAAATTTTCATTGTTACAACCAATGACAACTGCGGATGTAGCATTCGCTCAAGCAGATCAAGACGGCATTTATCCAAAGCGTTACGGCATTGATTTTTATCACCGTTACCAAGAAGATATTGCGTTGTTTGCTGAAATGGGATTCAAAACGTTTCGTCTATCGATTTCATGGCCACGTATTTTTCCAAATGGGGACGAATTAGAGCCAAATGAAGCAGGGCTGCAATTTTATGATAAGGTATTTGATGAATGTTTAAAATATGGGATTGAACCATTGGTGACTTTATCGCATTATGAATTTCCTTTAGGATTAGCCTTAAAACACAACGGTTGGGAAAGTCGTGAAACGATTGCTCATTTTGAGCGTTATGCCCGTGTCGTTTTCAATCGTTACAAAGATAAAGTGAAATATTGGTTAACATTTAACGAAATTAATATTATTGGCATGACTGGCTACCTTAGTGGTGGGATTTTAGCCGATAAAACGGATCATTTATTACAAGCGCAGTACCAAGCTGCGCACCATCAATTTTTAGGTAGTGCTTTAGCCGTGAAAGCCTGTCATGAAATCATTCCGGATGCTAAAATTGGTAATATGTTAGCTCGTATGGAAGCTTATCCTGAGACCTCTAACCCTAATGATGTGATGGAAAGTATTTATGCGGATCATACGAATTTATTTTATAGCGATGTACAAATTCGTGGCTATTATCCTGCCTATATGGATAAATTCTTTAAAAAACATCAAATTGTGATTCAAAAAGAAGCAGGTGACGATCAATTGTTGCGTGAAGGAACCGTAGATTTTATGTCCTTTAGTTATTACATGAGTAGTATTGCTTCTTCTGACACGGAAGGGGAAGAAACTGCGGGCAATTTACTGGGTTCTAAGAAAAATCCTTATCTAAAATCAAGTGATTGGGGTTGGCAAATTGATCCAGTTGGCTTACGTGTGACGCTGCATAAGTTATATGATCGCTACCAAGTGCCTTTATTTATTGTAGAAAATGGCTTGGGTGCAAAAGATGTCGTTGAAGAAGATGGTTCCATTCATGATGATTACCGCATTGATTACATGCGTGACCACATTCAAGAAATGGCTTTGGCGATTGAAGAGGGCGTCGATTTAATGGGATACACACCATGGGGCTGTATTGATTTAATTAGTGCGAGTACCAGTGAAATGTCGAAACGCTATGGTTTTATCTATGTCGACCAAGATGATGAAGGCAATGGGACACTTGCACGTTCGAAAAAAGATTCCTTTGAGTGGTATAAAAAAGTGATTGCGACAAATGGCGCGGATATTGAGTAA